AATGCGACTGCACCTCAATCTACTACCAGAGTGACCTTTGTTGACTTAAGTAACTTCAATATCAGTGAGACCAGCGACAAAATTACATCGGAAATTCCAGCAGGCAAATCCATTGAACTCGAGTTTGATATGCAAAGATGCTCCAGTTCGAATTGCCTGTTTATTATAACTGTCAATGCTAAATTTGAGATCAATGAATCCGATTTGACAAACAACGTAGCCATTGGGCTGTGCAGATCCAGCCCGCTCTGATAGAGAAATAGAAAGAGATGGAGGATTAAAATATGTTTAGACGTTTTGCAGGCAAAATCCCTGAGGGAGCTTTAGCCCTCTTTAAATGTCACCCGCTGGAGTTGACAACGTTACTGGAAGTAGCCTGGAAGAGCAGAGTTCACGATGCTGCAAAGGTTTTAGGACATCCAGGACACAGGAGTGATATCCTTCCAGTACCCGATTTCTGGCTTAATCCGATGAGTAGGACAGCCAGCATCGAACCTCCCACCGGTTCGGAAGCCGTAATAGGACCCTTGCCGCCAGTAAATCCCTTAACAGGTACGACTCTGGGGAATGCTCTCAATTTCTCCCAGGATCCGACGCAGCGCCGTACAGTCCTGTGGGACCACCTAATCTATGCCTACATGGTTGAGAATACCAGGATTTATGAGATTTTCCGCCGTGTGCTTTACGAGTTCCTGTATGGGGAAAAGCTGGGAGTCCCATTGCCAGATGCACATCATTGGCTACGAAATACCGAAGAGTTATTCTACAGAGATCCTCCGTCATTCTTTATTACCAGCATTACCAGTGACATTCGGGGAGACCTGCGCGCTTATCGACGGAGTGCCTATCAGCGGATGTTTGGCATGGATCTGAACCACGGTACTGAAGACGGCAAACCATATCCCTATGTCAGAGCCGAAGCAGCAAATAATGAGTTTGTTCCCACATTCGAGGAGTTCCTTAGAGAGGTCTGGATCGGAATTGAAAACTTAAAAAACGGGATCGGGCCTAATCCTACTGACGATGCCAAAATCGCCGATCTTGCCGAGAAGCTGCACGACATGCTCACTACGCGTAGGATAAATGGTAATCTGTCACGTGAAGAATTTGTCTTTGTCTCGATGATGTCCTGGTTCCACCTGACCGTGGAGTTTGATTCTCCAATCGTTGTATCACTAAGGGCAGAAGCTTCAAGTCCTGAACAAAGGCTCTTCAAGATTGCACAACGGGTTGGATTACCGGCTCATGGCCTTTCCAAGAGCTACTTCGATATTGCTGATTTTATTTCAAGGGTTCTTATATTGATTGAGACTGGAGCTTACAATACTCCAGCAGCCGCGTCCGCTTTTTATAAAGAAGGGTTCCTTCAGGACGCCATGAAAACTATTATCCGGCACTGGTCTATAATCACCGGACGTGAAATGAAAGCCAGGAAAGTTACGACAACATAAGACCGACCAGCTCTGACAATCCGGAGGAACTTCGCCATGCCTTCAAAGGATAAGCAACGCGAGGATTCGCCCTTCCTCTCAGAGGGCGACCTTGAGACTCCCTTTCTTGACAGGGAGCTTTTTGTCAAGGAAGTTGAGCCAGAGTTAGAAGCACACCTTGAAACACTAATTAGCGAGAGCCCATTTACGCACGCGTTTGAAGAGAGTCAATGGAAAATCTTTGAGCCAGAAATTTATGAGGAAGATATTTATGAAGAAACAGAAGAGCCGGAGATAGAGAGCTTTTACGAGCGTGAGGCTGAACCTCAAGAGGAAGATTTTAGAGTGTGGGATGATACCTTAGAGCAACCCTACGCAAGAGAGTTAGAGGTCACCGAGGCAGATGAACTGGAAGATGAACTCTTTAGTGAAGAACGGGCTGGCGCAGACAATTATCCGGCGGACGAAAATGAAATCTACAGTGAGAATGAATTTTCGGATCTTGAATATGGCACTGATGAATTCTATTACCCGGATGAAGGTGCATATGCTGAAGTAGATAGGGAGAGTTTTCCCGAAGAGAAGTTGTTTATCCCGCAACGGATGTGGGTCGAACCAGAGGAAACCTGGATAGAACTGGAAGAAGAAGGAACATACCCTTTAGAAGAAACAGTATACGGGAAAGAAGAACCATTACTGGACGCAGAGTTCTTTATTCAATCTGAGGAAGAAGGTATAAATTGGCCGAGTTTCGAGTCTGAGCTGGGTCCTGCAATACCTGCTTACATCACAGAATTTGCCACAAATTTGGGGAAAGAATGGTCAAGGCTCAGGAACGGTTCGCCATCAGCAGGGGAAATAACTAAGTGGCTTCTGCAGGATTACCAGGACACTCTGGAGGGTGCCCGTCTCAGGTGGAAGGATAACTATAATAAGGGAAAGTACACGGTTGAAGCTATTGGCCGGGCCTGGATCATAAGTCGCCAGGAGAATATGAAATTTCAGATTTCTTCTTTGTCCGGTGGCACTAAACCTTTAATGAACTTTAAACCACCTGCAGTTTCGGTTACAATGGTTTCCAGTAAGCTGATCAGTGGCAGCAGCAAGGCACCAGTAGCACCTATTACAGTAAAATTTGTGGAAGAGTTACGCCAGCGCTATCATAAACCCTTGGGTGTATCCAATTACCGGGGACATGGCGGAGGAAGTTTCCTAAATAGGGGCTATTCTCTTGATTTATTTCTTAAAGGTTTAGATGAAAGAAAGTTTTACCCGTATAAAGAGGCTATTGAGTTCTTGAAGGCGGTTAAAGAGGCTGCCAGGGCAATTCAGGCAGAATGGCGGGTAATTTATAATGATTTTTCTGTGGCAAAAGCTATTAACCAGGAGACCGGTCGTGAGAATGTTATTTTTGTAGGCAAGGCAGTAAAGGGCAAAAACAACAGGGTTATTGGCCTGAATTGGCACGGACCGGACCCTCTAATCCTCCACTTCCATCTTGACCTTGCCCCCGGCGCAAGCATTTCGGAGGGAGACATTAGACCTTCTACAACACCCGTTACACCCGTGACGCCCACTCCTGCAATAACTGCTCCTGCAACGTCTGTTCCAAAGCCGTCACAAAGTGCAGCTAAACTAGCCGCTGAGCTGGTGCGATTCGCGCAGCGAATACTGAACACAGTCGAGGGAGAACGGCTTAGCCCGGATGGGAAGCTTGGACCTCTTACAAGGGGCGCACTCGAGCGCTTCCGCAGGAAATACAGCCTTGGCACTGGTGGCGTGCTCGATTCTAAGACAGAAATTGCCCTTATCCAAAGGGCATTTGAAGAACTTGCTCAGCAGTCGATATTCGCCCAGTTTGGCTTCTTAGATGCGCGCACGAAAGAGACCTTATCAAAGTTCAAGTCCGAACGTGGGCTTGGTTTCAATGCGACGATTGATGCGGCTACACGCGCGGCGTTAGCTGACGCAGTGACACGGCGCCTGACTCCGACGCCTCCTGCACCCAGCTATCCAAAGAACGCAGCCGCAGGTGGAATTAAGGTGAGCGATAAAGTGGTCTCCATGGTTGAGCGGTATCGCCCGCTTGTAGAGGCGGCGGCTGCGAAGTATGGTGTAGATTCGGCGCTTATCCGTGGAGTTATCGCAGCTGAATCAGGAGGCAACAAAGATCTCGTCGCAAAGAGTGGATATACCGGCCTGATGCAGTCAAACAAGGGTGAAATTTACAAACAGCCCGCGGTGTCCATTGACTCAGGCACAAAGAAAATCCGTGACTTTCGCATCATTATGGAGAATGTGCTGAAAGAACGTGGTCAGCGTTACGACCAGCTTCCGGAAGCTGAGCAGCTTCGTTTGCTCGCCCTGGCTTATAATGCAGGGCCGGTAACCGTAGCCAAGGCGCTGCAGTACGCCGCAGAGTACGGAAGTCCCGAGCGCTGGCTTGATGGCGAACACTACAAGCGGGCATTGTTGTTCACAGGGGCGTACAGCCTTAAACAGGCAGAAGCATCTTGCCTCAAAGGTATGGACCCATTGGAAAAGAAGTCACGTATGGAAGAAGCGGTACGTGTCTGGAATCAATGGCGTCTGGGCACAAAAAAGGTTAACTGGCGGAAACTGCAAGATCCACCACTCTGGTCGAGTGTCTCGGCAAGTCTACCGCCATTTATCGTGTGCGCCATTGAATTTAAACATCGCAATAGTCCAAAATATGCTGAAAAGATCATGGCGTATCGAGCCCGTTTTAAATCACTCTGAGTACTTTCTTATCTTCTTATATGATTCATGAGTGACTTGCAGATACAGGGAACGTCAGGTGATTTTCAATTCAGATTCATTTTCCCTTGAAAAATGAAAAAACGGAAAAGAAATTTATTCCATTTCTTTTATTGCAGGTAAAACATCTTTCCCATAGGCTTCAAGAAAAGCTATCTGGTCTGAGGCTGCCGAATGGAAATAAAGGTGTGTGAAACCCAGGTCAATATATTTTTTTGCAAATTTAATATGATCCACAGGATCTTCCGAGAAGCAAGTATGTTTTCGTATAATATCAGGACCCACAACTTGCCCATTCTGAGCAGACATTTCTGGAGTGTAGATTT
This region of Methanosarcina flavescens genomic DNA includes:
- a CDS encoding transglycosylase SLT domain-containing protein, with product MPSKDKQREDSPFLSEGDLETPFLDRELFVKEVEPELEAHLETLISESPFTHAFEESQWKIFEPEIYEEDIYEETEEPEIESFYEREAEPQEEDFRVWDDTLEQPYARELEVTEADELEDELFSEERAGADNYPADENEIYSENEFSDLEYGTDEFYYPDEGAYAEVDRESFPEEKLFIPQRMWVEPEETWIELEEEGTYPLEETVYGKEEPLLDAEFFIQSEEEGINWPSFESELGPAIPAYITEFATNLGKEWSRLRNGSPSAGEITKWLLQDYQDTLEGARLRWKDNYNKGKYTVEAIGRAWIISRQENMKFQISSLSGGTKPLMNFKPPAVSVTMVSSKLISGSSKAPVAPITVKFVEELRQRYHKPLGVSNYRGHGGGSFLNRGYSLDLFLKGLDERKFYPYKEAIEFLKAVKEAARAIQAEWRVIYNDFSVAKAINQETGRENVIFVGKAVKGKNNRVIGLNWHGPDPLILHFHLDLAPGASISEGDIRPSTTPVTPVTPTPAITAPATSVPKPSQSAAKLAAELVRFAQRILNTVEGERLSPDGKLGPLTRGALERFRRKYSLGTGGVLDSKTEIALIQRAFEELAQQSIFAQFGFLDARTKETLSKFKSERGLGFNATIDAATRAALADAVTRRLTPTPPAPSYPKNAAAGGIKVSDKVVSMVERYRPLVEAAAAKYGVDSALIRGVIAAESGGNKDLVAKSGYTGLMQSNKGEIYKQPAVSIDSGTKKIRDFRIIMENVLKERGQRYDQLPEAEQLRLLALAYNAGPVTVAKALQYAAEYGSPERWLDGEHYKRALLFTGAYSLKQAEASCLKGMDPLEKKSRMEEAVRVWNQWRLGTKKVNWRKLQDPPLWSSVSASLPPFIVCAIEFKHRNSPKYAEKIMAYRARFKSL